In a genomic window of Vigna angularis cultivar LongXiaoDou No.4 chromosome 6, ASM1680809v1, whole genome shotgun sequence:
- the LOC108341017 gene encoding derlin-2.2: MAQAVEEWYKQMPVITRSYLTAAVVTTIGCSLDIISPYHLYLNPRLVVKQYQFWRLVTNFLYFRKMDLDFLFHMFFLARYCKLLEENSFRGRTADFFYMLLFGATVLTGIVLLGGMIPYLSESFAKIIFLSNSLTFMMVYVWSKQNPFIHMSFLGLFTFTAAYLPWVLLGFSVLVGASAWVDLLGMIAGHAYYFLEDVYPRMTGRRPLKTPSFIKALFADDPVVVARPANVRFAPPPADELHQD, translated from the exons ATGGCTCAAGCGGTTGAAGAATGGTACAAGCAGATGCCCGTTATCACGCGCTCATATCTCACAGCTGCAGTTGTCACCACCATCGGATGCTCCCTTGAT ATAATTTCTCCTTATCATCTGTACTTGAATCCTCGATTGGTGGTGAAGCAATATCAGTTTTGGCGTCTGGTTACGAATTTCTTGTACTTTCGTAAAATGG ACTTGGATTTCCTGTTTCATATGTTTTTTCTTGCACGTTACTGCAAGCTTCTTGAGGAGAACTCGTTCAGAGGGAGAACTGCCGATTTCTTTTACATGCTTTTATTTGGTGCCACTGTATTGACTGGAATTGTTCTTCTCGGGGGGATGATACCGTATTTGTCAGAGTCGTTCGCAAAAATAATATTCTTGAGCAACTCATTGACGTTTATGATG GTTTACGTGTGGAGCAAACAGAATCCCTTTATTCATATGAGTTTCCTGGGCCTGTTTACTTTCACTGCTGCCTACCTTCCATGG GTTCTCTTGGGTTTCTCTGTACTCGTTGGTGCCAGTGCTTGGGTGGATCTACTG GGAATGATTGCTGGTCATGCATATTATTTTCTTGAAGATGTTTATCCTCGGATGACAGGTCGTAGGCCACTAAAAACACCATCATTCATCAAAGCACTGTTTGCAGATGACCCAGTTGTTGTGGCACGGCCTGCCAATGTCAGATTTGCCCCCCCACCAGCTGATGAACTTCACCAAGATTGA
- the LOC108343507 gene encoding pentatricopeptide repeat-containing protein At1g61870, mitochondrial: protein MSVLSRLRHFSTSILSSNSSTPLTSKQKTRSALRLLKSETNPERILDICRAASLTPESHLDRRAFSLAISKLAAANHFDGIRLFLDDLKSRPDLRNEKFLSHAIVLYGQANMLDHAIRTFTDDISPRSVKSLNSLLFASLLAKNYKEVSRIYLDFPKTYSIQPDIDTYNTVIKAFAESGSSTSIYSVLAEMDRNSIKPNVITLNNALFGFYREEKFEEVGKVLKLMEEKYRVFPALSTYNVRIQSLCKLKRSSEAKALLEGMVCNRRKPNSVTYACLIHGFCREGDLEEAKRLFRDMKMRGYSPDGECYFTLVHFLCRAGELEAALEVAKECMGKGWVPNFTTMKNLVNGLAGASKVNEAKEVIKQIKEKFAENGDKWDEIESGLSQ from the coding sequence ATGTCAGTCCTCTCCCGCCTCCGCCACTTCTCCACTTCCATCCTCTCTTCCAACTCCTCCACGCCCCTCACCTCCAAGCAGAAGACTCGCTCCGCCCTCCGCCTCCTCAAATCCGAGACCAATCCGGAGCGCATCCTCGATATCTGCCGCGCTGCCTCCCTCACCCCGGAATCCCACCTAGATCGTCGCGCCTTCTCCCTGGCCATCTCCAAGCTTGCCGCCGCTAACCACTTTGATGGCATCCGCCTCTTCCTCGATGATCTCAAATCCCGCCCCGACCTCCGCAACGAAAAGTTCCTCTCCCACGCCATCGTTCTCTACGGCCAGGCCAACATGCTGGACCACGCCATCCGTACCTTCACTGACGATATCTCTCCTCGTTCCGTCAAATCCCTCAATTCCCTCCTCTTCGCCTCCCTGCTGGCCAAGAACTACAAAGAGGTATCTCGAATCTACCTCGATTTCCCTAAAACCTATTCAATTCAACCTGACATAGACACTTATAACACCGTTATCAAAGCCTTCGCTGAATCCGGTTCTTCCACCTCTATTTACTCCGTTTTGGCTGAGATGGATAGGAATTCCATTAAACCTAATGTCATCACTTTGAATAACGCGCTTTTTGGTTTCTACCGCGAGGAGAAGTTTGAGGAGGTGGGGAAGGTATTGAAACTGATGGAGGAGAAGTATCGTGTTTTTCCTGCTCTCAGTACTTATAATGTTAGGATTCAGAGTTTGTGTAAGCTGAAGAGATCTTCTGAGGCCAAGGCTTTGCTTGAGGGAATGGTTTGCAATAGGAGGAAGCCGAACTCGGTTACCTATGCTTGTTTGATCCATGGTTTTTGCAGAGAGGGGGATCTTGAGGAGGCCAAGAGGTTGTTTAGGGACATGAAGATGAGAGGGTACTCCCCTGATGGTGAGTGTTATTTTACGCTTGTGCATTTTCTGTGTCGCGCTGGGGAGCTTGAGGCGGCGTTGGAGGTTGCTAAGGAGTGTATGGGGAAAGGCTGGGTACCGAATTTTACCACAATGAAGAATCTTGTAAATGGGCTTGCTGGTGCGTCGAAGGTCAACGAGGCGAAAGAGGTTATTAAGCAGATCAAGGAGAAGTTTGCTGAGAATGGGGACAAGTGGGATGAGATTGAATCTGGGTTGTCACAGTGA